The proteins below are encoded in one region of Fibrobacter sp. UWR2:
- a CDS encoding HD domain-containing protein, translating into MNLTLERAKEINKGHVTEESLVIHSLNVCYAMGAMAKHFGEDVEHWQAVGYLHDYDYQEFPEEHLQHTEKELLAQGVSEEDVRAILAHGFEIVNQVEPKTNMEKSLFTVDELTGIIQACARMRPNGILDLEVKSFVKKFKDKKFAAKCNRDYILKGCALLGMDVKDVAAICIEGMREHAAEIGLAGNAGAQ; encoded by the coding sequence ATGAACTTGACACTTGAACGCGCAAAAGAAATCAACAAGGGCCACGTAACCGAAGAATCGCTGGTCATCCATTCCCTCAACGTATGCTATGCCATGGGCGCGATGGCCAAGCACTTCGGCGAGGACGTTGAGCACTGGCAAGCCGTGGGCTACCTGCACGATTACGACTACCAGGAATTCCCCGAAGAACACCTGCAGCACACCGAAAAGGAACTGCTCGCACAAGGCGTCTCCGAAGAAGACGTGCGTGCCATTTTGGCGCACGGTTTTGAAATCGTGAACCAGGTGGAACCCAAGACCAACATGGAAAAGAGCCTGTTCACCGTCGACGAACTCACCGGAATCATCCAGGCCTGCGCGAGAATGCGCCCCAACGGCATTTTGGACCTCGAAGTGAAAAGTTTCGTGAAGAAGTTCAAGGACAAGAAATTCGCCGCCAAGTGCAACCGCGACTACATCCTGAAAGGCTGCGCCCTGCTCGGCATGGACGTGAAAGACGTCGCCGCCATCTGCATCGAGGGCATGCGTGAACACGCCGCCGAAATCGGCCTGGCGGGGAACGCCGGGGCTCAATAA